ATCGATCTCCCAGGCTGAAAAAACAGTTTATATGCTACCCGCCGGGCCGGAAGCCATAGTGGTCCTTAAAGTCTTTAAGGGTAATCCTATGGTTCTAACCGCGGCGTAACCTTGAATCGCGGTGAATGTAAATAACCGAACATGACCGTGAAAAGAACTAGCCTAATCTCACAAACCTTGTTTAAACGAGGACTTAACGGTTCAACCATTTATAAAGAGCGTTTTAAATGTCCTGTGATAACACGGTGACGTCTTACTTTCATGAATGAATTCGTGGGCTTACACTCGACACTTAGTCAAACTCAGACACCTTAAGGTTAGTTGAGGTGCAGATGAGGCGCGTAGATCCAGAGTTCATGAGCCTCGGCTAATGGTGCAACAATACCGGATGAAGCCGCCGAAGCCAAAAACATCCATTAACATCTATCCTAATCTTTTTGAGGAATGGATGCGATTTACGCTATAGAAAACGCATTCAGCCTAAACTGATTGAAGAACTCGAAGAACCTCAGGGAAATATGGAAAATATGTGAAAAAATATCAATCTTAATTCCTCCATGCCCACCAAGCCAAGAACATTCACCCAACTATTGCATGAGAACGTCCAAATGCTCACGTCGACACACTTGCGTACTAGTGGAGATTCTAGTTTTAACTTTAGAGACATAGTGATGATAAGGCTACTTTAAGTATGGAAGGTTTGGTGGATGGAAGTTTTCTATGCAGATGGGTTAAATGAATGTACGGCGTGAAAAAGCGCCACATAAAGATGTGTCTCGCTGTTAACACTGGGATGAAGGAGATTCTAGGAATGGAAATAACGGCGGATGATGTTCACAATTCAGTGGACGTTGCCAGCATTAATCAACGGTGCCTCTAAGTGTAAGGGTTTGCTGAAGCATTTATGGATGGAGCGTTCGATTTCGCTGAACTCTCCGGGCTTCTTGGAGAATGGAAATAAAAGCCATCATCGAGCATAGACGAAACCTTAGGTCGTACACCGTTCCTCCAGGGAGAGGCGTAGAGCGGTAATTCTGACCTGGACGCTGTAAGATAAAGGCTAGAAGGTAGATAAAGAGTGGAGCAGACTTAAGAACCGCTGTGGGGGACCGCTAAGCAGCATTCTCAACAATTAAACGTCTGTACGTCGAATACTGCATGAGCATAAGCATAGATAGCGTGAAGAAAGGACTCATAGCTGAAGCCTTCAAGTACAACATGCTGGTAAACCTGAAGGAAAGCGGCGAAAGGGAAATGGAGAAGACTCAAACAATGAGAGTTAAACCATAAAGCATTGAAAATGCTTTTTTATAGCAAAAATTGAGCTTAAAAAGCCTAGGCAACAAATATTCTTATTTAAGAACATTGGTTAGATATGATTAACCTACTTCAAGATAGGGTTTAAAAGCTCCTGTTATGTTGTATGAGTTTAGGAGATTTTATTTGGAGAAGTTTGAGGAAGCGAAGCGCTGGTTTCTCCAAGCCTTGAGAGATCTTAAAGCGGCTAGGGATAGTGTTAAAGCCGGAAATTATGAATGGGCCTCTTTTCAAGCGCAGCAATCGGCTGAAAAGGCTGCGAAGGCACTGCTTTACGGTCTAGGCATAGGGGCTTGGGGGCACTCTCTCGTGGAGTTGCTTGAGCTAATGAAAAGTGAAGACGTAGAGGAAATCATAGTTTACGCAAGGGAATTGGATAGGCATTATATCCCATCCAGATATCCTAATTCCTTTGAGAGCGGTTATCCAGGAATGTACTACGATAAAGAGACGGCGGAAAGAGCCATCAAAATTTGCGAGGCGATTATGGATTGGGCAAAGAGGCGACTGGAGAGGCTTGGACTGAAGCTGTGAATGCCTTCTTGGAAAAGTTAAAGGGAAAAATTCGGATAGAGTCAGCCATTGTCCACGGCTCTGCCGCTGGGGGTAGGAGTGGCTATTGGAGCGATGTGGACCTCCTATTGGTTAGCGATGATTTTCTCTACCTCCCATTCCTTGAGAGGCTTAGGCTCCTCACCGAGCTGAAGGTAAATAAAGTGGAGGCTTTAGGTTACTCGTATAGGGGGATGATGAAAAAGGGCAACCCCGTTGCGTTGGGGGCTCTTATCGAAGGTGTAGCTGTAGTTGAATCCGAAAGAGTTAAGAAGCTTAGGGAAGAGGCAAGGAAAACATACTTTAGGAAGGGGAGAGCATGGTTTCCCCACCCTTCTTAACCATCTACTTGCATACCCATATATCTTTGGAAAGATGGAAGGCCTTATAATTGCTAGCAGATCTCTATAAACGTTTGAGGATCACAGTTGAAAGGTTTTTCGCATAGCTGAAATCGTTTAGAAGGCTAAAACTAAGATGTGAGGGACTGGCCACAACATTTACGGCGTTCATACAAGCCAGTATACATCCCTTCAACCGCTTGCTTTTTAAACCAAAAAGCAAGCGGTTGCTGGAGAATATGGATACAATTTCAAATAAACCTTGTAAAGCTTGGGGTAGGCATAGGTGAAAAACGAAGATAAATAGTTTTATATTACAAGCATTAAATTGTTTACGTGAAAGGTGTGTTCTTTGGTTCAACAAGTGTATAAAGGGATTGGAGTTAGGTTTGCGGCTCAAATCATCGACGGGATCATACTGGCCATCATATACTTTGGCGTGGGGTTCTCCATGTTTGGGACGTGGAGCTGGGAGGTTACGGGGTTCGCCGCCGCCCCTTTCATCACGGTCATTGGCATCATAGACTTTCTATATTTCATGATCTTGGAGGGGACTGTGGGGAGTACGCTGGGCAAGAGGGCGTTAAAGTTAAAGGTTGTGAAAGAAGATGGAACGGCTTGCGGCCTAGCCGCTTCATTTATCAGGAACATTCTCAGAATCATCGACGCTCTTCCCTTCATATACATTGTGGGCATGATTTTCATCGCCAGGTCGCCTAAGAAGCAGAGGCTGGGGGATCGAATCGCCAAAACGGTAGTCGTAGAAGCGCCCGGCCCAACCGTCCCTACGCCCGCAGCCATGCCTGAGTTTGCGGAGGAAATGGGTTTCTGCGTAAACTGTGGGGTGAGGATCCCCAGCTCAGCCGCTTATTGTCCGAAATGTGGGGCAAAGCAGTAACCGAATAACGGGAAAAGGACATGTTTCAGGTTGGGCTGTTGTTCACTTGGCCTTTCTTTTGTATAGTACGCCTCTAGGATCCTTCAACAATAAAACGATTTCCCACGCCATGAGGGCTGCTGTGAGCAAGATGACGCCTAGAACCGTGGCTTCGGCGGTCACTTCAAGGAATGATCCGCCCCCCATTAGGTAGCCCATCACGTGATCTACGAAGACCATTATGGACGCGCCCCAAAGGATTAGGCTGAGAAGTCTGAGCATATACCTATCATCCTCAGCCGTGGAATACCATAGGGCGGTGGTTATTGTCGCGGCGAATGCGAGAACTATAAGCCACATCTATTCGTCGCCTCGATACGCTTATTAGGCGGTGTTACATATTTAAGTTTAAGTATTACGGAGGAGAATGGAATGGCTTGCTTCCTAGTTCCCACCGCGTTGGCTATCGCGACCACCCTACTGCAGAAAACCGCTCGAAGCCTAGCTGAGAAGTTAAAATTGGGCATCTTAAACGCGTTACTATGGGGAGGAGCAATATTGCTGGCGGTTGAACATGTATGGCATGGCGAAGTGACACCGTGGCCGCCGTTCCTCACCGCCATGGTGACGCCCTCAGACATACCCATAATGCTTCACGAAATGGCTCTCGTGGGTACTGGAATGTCCGCCGCCATCACCGTTGCGTGGGCTACAATGCTTACTGTATCCAACCTGATGCCCAAGATAGGTGTCGTTGAAGAAACCGTGGAAATGGGTCGAATAAAGGGATCGATGAAAGCGTAACAAGAAAGTCAAGAGA
The sequence above is drawn from the Candidatus Bathyarchaeia archaeon genome and encodes:
- a CDS encoding HEPN domain-containing protein, whose translation is MYEFRRFYLEKFEEAKRWFLQALRDLKAARDSVKAGNYEWASFQAQQSAEKAAKALLYGLGIGAWGHSLVELLELMKSEDVEEIIVYARELDRHYIPSRYPNSFESGYPGMYYDKETAERAIKICEAIMDWAKRRLERLGLKL
- a CDS encoding nucleotidyltransferase domain-containing protein, with the protein product MGKEATGEAWTEAVNAFLEKLKGKIRIESAIVHGSAAGGRSGYWSDVDLLLVSDDFLYLPFLERLRLLTELKVNKVEALGYSYRGMMKKGNPVALGALIEGVAVVESERVKKLREEARKTYFRKGRAWFPHPS
- a CDS encoding RDD family protein, whose protein sequence is MVQQVYKGIGVRFAAQIIDGIILAIIYFGVGFSMFGTWSWEVTGFAAAPFITVIGIIDFLYFMILEGTVGSTLGKRALKLKVVKEDGTACGLAASFIRNILRIIDALPFIYIVGMIFIARSPKKQRLGDRIAKTVVVEAPGPTVPTPAAMPEFAEEMGFCVNCGVRIPSSAAYCPKCGAKQ